The Pseudomonas sp. FP2309 genome has a window encoding:
- the asd gene encoding aspartate-semialdehyde dehydrogenase yields MKRVGLIGWRGMVGSVLMQRMLEEQDFDLIEPVFFTTSNVGGQGPSVGKDIAPLKDAYSIDELKTLDVILTCQGGDYTSEVFPKLREAGWQGYWIDAASSLRMQDDAVIILDPVNRKVIDQQLDAGTKNYVGGNCTVSLMLMGLGGLFEAGLVEWMSAMTYQAASGAGAQNMRELIKQMGATHAAVADQLADPASAILDIDRRVAEAMRSDAYPTENFGVPLAGSLIPWIDKELPNGQSREEWKAQAETNKILGRFKSPIPVDGICVRIGAMRCHSQALTIKLNKDVPIADIEGLISQHNPWVKLVPNNRDISMQELSPTKVTGTLNVPVGRLRKLNMGSQFLGAFTVGDQLLWGAAEPLRRMLRILLER; encoded by the coding sequence ATGAAACGTGTAGGTCTGATCGGTTGGCGCGGTATGGTCGGTTCCGTGCTCATGCAGCGGATGCTGGAAGAGCAGGATTTCGATCTTATTGAGCCGGTGTTTTTCACCACCTCGAACGTGGGTGGCCAAGGGCCGTCCGTGGGCAAGGATATTGCTCCGCTCAAAGACGCCTACAGCATCGACGAGCTGAAAACCCTCGACGTGATCCTGACCTGCCAGGGCGGCGACTACACCAGCGAAGTTTTCCCCAAGCTGCGCGAAGCCGGCTGGCAGGGTTACTGGATCGACGCCGCTTCGAGCCTGCGCATGCAGGACGACGCGGTGATCATCCTCGACCCGGTTAACCGCAAGGTCATCGACCAGCAGCTGGATGCCGGCACCAAGAACTACGTCGGCGGCAACTGCACCGTCAGCCTGATGCTGATGGGCCTGGGCGGTCTGTTCGAGGCCGGTCTGGTGGAGTGGATGAGCGCCATGACCTATCAGGCGGCGTCCGGCGCCGGCGCGCAGAACATGCGCGAGCTGATCAAGCAGATGGGCGCGACCCACGCCGCTGTCGCCGATCAACTGGCCGACCCGGCCAGCGCGATCCTCGACATCGATCGTCGTGTGGCCGAAGCGATGCGCAGCGATGCCTACCCGACCGAAAACTTCGGCGTGCCATTGGCCGGTAGCCTCATCCCTTGGATCGACAAGGAGCTGCCGAACGGCCAGAGCCGTGAAGAGTGGAAGGCCCAGGCCGAGACCAACAAGATCCTCGGTCGCTTCAAGAGCCCGATCCCGGTGGACGGTATCTGCGTGCGCATCGGCGCCATGCGCTGCCACAGCCAGGCACTGACCATCAAGTTGAACAAAGACGTGCCAATCGCCGATATCGAAGGGCTGATCAGCCAGCACAACCCGTGGGTCAAGCTGGTGCCGAACAACCGCGACATCAGCATGCAGGAGCTGAGCCCGACCAAGGTCACCGGCACCCTGAATGTACCGGTGGGCCGCCTGCGCAAGCTGAACATGGGCAGCCAGTTCCTCGGCGCGTTCACGGTTGGCGACCAGTTGCTGTGGGGCGCGGCCGAGCCGCTGCGCCGCATGCTGCGGATTTTGCTGGAGCGTTGA
- the leuB gene encoding 3-isopropylmalate dehydrogenase yields the protein MSKQILILPGDGIGPEIMAEAVKVLELANSKYSLGFELSHDVIGGAAIDKHGVPLADETLDRARAADAVLLGAVGGPKWDKIERDIRPERGLLKIRAQLGLFGNLRPAILYPQLADASSLKPEVVAGLDILIVRELTGGIYFGSPRGVRELENGERQAYDTLPYSESEIRRIARVGFDMARVRGKKVCSVDKANVLASSQLWREIVEEVAKDYPDVELSHMYVDNAAMQLVRAPKQFDVIVTDNLFGDILSDQASMLTGSIGMLPSASLDTNNKGMYEPCHGSAPDIAGLGIANPLATILSVSMMLRYSFNLSDAADAIEKAVSLVLDQGLRTGDIWSQGCTKVGTQEMGDAVVAALRNL from the coding sequence ATGAGCAAGCAGATTCTGATTCTCCCTGGCGACGGTATTGGCCCGGAAATCATGGCCGAAGCGGTCAAGGTCCTGGAACTTGCCAACAGCAAGTACAGCCTGGGCTTCGAGCTGAGCCACGACGTGATCGGCGGTGCGGCCATCGACAAACATGGTGTGCCTCTGGCTGACGAGACGCTGGACCGTGCCCGTGCGGCCGACGCCGTGCTGCTCGGCGCGGTGGGTGGTCCGAAGTGGGACAAGATCGAACGTGATATCCGCCCTGAGCGCGGCCTGCTGAAAATCCGCGCGCAACTGGGCCTGTTCGGCAACCTGCGCCCAGCCATCCTCTACCCGCAACTGGCTGACGCGTCGAGCCTGAAGCCGGAAGTGGTGGCGGGCCTGGACATCCTGATCGTGCGGGAACTGACCGGCGGCATTTACTTCGGTTCGCCACGGGGTGTGCGCGAGTTGGAAAACGGCGAGCGTCAGGCCTACGACACGCTGCCGTACAGCGAGAGCGAAATCCGCCGTATCGCCCGTGTCGGTTTCGACATGGCCCGTGTGCGCGGTAAAAAGGTCTGCTCGGTGGATAAAGCCAACGTGCTGGCCTCCAGCCAACTGTGGCGCGAAATCGTCGAAGAAGTGGCCAAGGACTACCCGGACGTCGAGCTGAGCCACATGTACGTCGACAACGCCGCCATGCAACTGGTGCGTGCACCCAAGCAGTTCGACGTGATCGTCACCGACAACCTGTTCGGCGACATCCTGTCCGACCAGGCGTCGATGCTCACCGGCTCCATCGGCATGCTGCCGTCGGCGTCGCTGGACACCAACAACAAGGGCATGTATGAGCCTTGCCACGGTTCGGCCCCGGATATCGCAGGCCTTGGCATTGCCAACCCATTGGCGACGATTTTGTCGGTGTCGATGATGCTGCGTTACAGCTTCAACCTCAGCGATGCTGCGGACGCGATCGAGAAGGCCGTGAGCCTGGTCTTGGACCAGGGCTTGCGCACCGGTGACATTTGGTCACAGGGTTGCACCAAAGTCGGTACGCAAGAAATGGGCGACGCAGTAGTCGCCGCGCTGCGGAATCTGTAA
- a CDS encoding aspartate-semialdehyde dehydrogenase produces the protein MTQTFEIAVIGATGTVGETLVQILEELKFPVGTLYLLAGNNSAGASVPFRGKNVRVKEVDEFDFSKAQLAFFAAGPAVTLSFAPRAVAAGCSVIDLSGALPADQAPGVVPEANAHVLKGLKKPFLLSSPSPCATHLAVVLAPLRGLLDIQRVSVTANLAVSAQGREAVSELARQTAELLNVRPLEPTFFDRQMAFNLLAQVGTPDAQGHTALEKRLVHELRAVLDLPSLKISATCVQAPVFFGDSLTVSLQLAAPVDLAAVNRTLDSAPGIERVEEGDYPTAVGDAVGQDVVYVGRVRAGVDDPAELNLWLTSDNVRKGSALNAVQLAQLLIKGLA, from the coding sequence ATGACCCAGACCTTTGAAATCGCCGTGATCGGCGCCACCGGCACCGTCGGTGAAACCCTGGTGCAGATTCTCGAAGAGCTGAAGTTTCCGGTGGGCACCCTGTATTTGCTGGCGGGCAATAACTCTGCCGGTGCGTCGGTGCCGTTTCGCGGCAAGAACGTGCGGGTCAAGGAAGTCGATGAGTTCGACTTCAGCAAGGCACAACTGGCGTTCTTCGCTGCAGGCCCGGCGGTGACCCTGAGTTTCGCCCCACGTGCCGTGGCGGCCGGCTGCTCGGTGATCGACTTGTCGGGTGCCTTGCCCGCCGATCAGGCGCCTGGCGTAGTGCCCGAGGCCAACGCTCACGTCCTCAAAGGCCTGAAAAAACCGTTCCTGCTCAGCAGCCCAAGCCCGTGCGCCACTCACCTGGCGGTGGTGCTGGCACCGTTGCGCGGTTTGCTCGACATCCAGCGTGTCAGCGTTACCGCCAACCTGGCGGTGTCGGCCCAAGGTCGCGAGGCGGTCAGTGAACTGGCTCGTCAGACGGCGGAGCTGCTGAACGTGCGCCCTCTGGAGCCGACGTTCTTTGATCGGCAGATGGCCTTCAATCTCCTGGCCCAAGTCGGCACGCCTGATGCTCAAGGTCATACGGCACTTGAGAAGCGTCTCGTACATGAACTTCGTGCGGTTCTGGATTTACCTTCGCTAAAGATTTCCGCGACGTGCGTTCAAGCCCCGGTGTTTTTTGGCGATAGCCTGACTGTGTCGTTGCAATTGGCCGCGCCGGTCGACCTGGCGGCGGTCAACCGCACGTTGGACAGTGCGCCAGGTATCGAGCGGGTGGAGGAGGGGGATTACCCAACCGCCGTGGGCGATGCAGTGGGGCAGGACGTGGTGTATGTAGGCCGGGTTCGCGCCGGTGTGGATGACCCGGCGGAACTAAATCTGTGGTTGACGTCAGATAACGTACGCAAGGGCTCGGCGCTTAACGCTGTGCAGCTGGCGCAGTTGTTGATAAAAGGCCTTGCGTAA
- the leuD gene encoding 3-isopropylmalate dehydratase small subunit: MRAFTQHTGLVAPLDRANVDTDQIIPKQFLKSIKRTGFGPNLFDEWRYLDVGYAYQDNSKRPLNKDFVLNAERYQGASVLLARENFGCGSSREHAPWALEEYGFRSIIAPSYADIFFNNSFKNGLLPIILTDEEVDELFKQVEAEVGYQLTVDLAAQTVTRPDGKVYHFEVDAFRKHCLINGLDDIGLTLQDGDAIAAFEARHRASQPWLFRDA, from the coding sequence ATGAGAGCTTTTACCCAACACACAGGTCTTGTCGCGCCGTTGGACCGTGCCAACGTGGACACCGACCAGATCATCCCCAAGCAGTTCTTGAAGTCGATCAAGCGCACCGGTTTCGGCCCCAACCTGTTCGACGAGTGGCGCTACCTTGACGTGGGCTACGCCTACCAGGACAACTCCAAGCGCCCGCTTAACAAGGACTTCGTGCTCAACGCCGAACGTTACCAGGGCGCTAGCGTGTTGCTGGCCCGGGAAAACTTCGGTTGTGGCTCCAGCCGTGAACACGCGCCGTGGGCCCTGGAAGAATATGGCTTTCGCAGCATTATCGCGCCCAGCTATGCCGACATCTTCTTCAACAACAGCTTCAAGAACGGCCTGCTGCCGATCATCTTGACCGACGAAGAAGTCGATGAACTGTTCAAACAAGTGGAAGCCGAGGTGGGCTACCAGTTGACCGTCGATCTGGCCGCGCAAACCGTGACCCGTCCGGACGGCAAGGTGTACCACTTCGAAGTGGACGCGTTCCGCAAGCACTGCCTGATCAATGGTCTGGACGATATCGGCCTGACCTTGCAGGACGGCGATGCGATTGCTGCGTTTGAAGCCAGGCACCGGGCCAGCCAGCCCTGGTTGTTTCGCGACGCGTGA
- a CDS encoding LysR family transcriptional regulator — protein sequence MDLANLNAFIAIAESGSFSGAGERLHLTQPAISKRIAGLEQQLNVRLFDRLGREVGLTEAGRALLPRAYQILNVLDDTRRALTNLTGEVSGRLTLATSHHIGLHRLPPVLRTFTREYPNVALDIQFLDSEVAYEEILHGRAEVAVITLAPDPHHLVRATPVWDDPLDFVVAPEHSLISNGAISLADIAGHPAVFPGGNTFTHHIVSRLFEAQGLTPNIAMSTNYLETIKMMVSIGLAWSVLPRTMLDEQVASIALPGIQLSRQLGYIVHTERTLSNAARAFMSLLDAQVDLPGIQA from the coding sequence ATGGACTTGGCCAACCTCAATGCTTTTATTGCCATCGCAGAAAGCGGCAGTTTCTCCGGCGCCGGTGAGCGCCTGCACCTGACTCAACCGGCCATCAGCAAACGCATCGCCGGTCTTGAGCAGCAGTTGAACGTGCGTCTGTTCGATCGTTTGGGCCGTGAAGTGGGCTTGACCGAGGCCGGGCGCGCCCTGCTGCCACGGGCCTATCAAATCCTCAACGTGCTCGACGACACGCGCCGCGCCCTCACCAACCTGACCGGCGAAGTCAGCGGCCGTCTGACCCTGGCTACCAGTCACCATATCGGCCTGCACCGCCTGCCGCCTGTGCTGCGCACCTTTACCCGGGAATACCCGAACGTGGCGCTGGATATTCAGTTTCTCGATTCGGAAGTGGCCTACGAAGAAATCCTCCATGGCCGCGCCGAAGTGGCCGTCATCACTCTGGCACCCGACCCGCATCACCTGGTGCGTGCCACCCCGGTATGGGACGACCCGCTGGACTTTGTGGTGGCGCCGGAACACAGCCTGATCAGCAACGGCGCCATCAGCCTGGCCGACATTGCCGGGCACCCGGCGGTGTTCCCCGGCGGCAATACCTTTACCCACCATATTGTCAGTCGACTGTTCGAGGCCCAGGGCCTCACGCCGAATATCGCCATGAGCACTAACTATTTGGAAACCATCAAGATGATGGTGTCCATCGGCCTGGCCTGGAGCGTGTTGCCGCGCACCATGCTCGACGAGCAGGTGGCAAGTATCGCTTTGCCAGGCATACAACTCAGTCGCCAGCTAGGCTATATCGTGCACACCGAAAGGACGCTGTCGAATGCTGCGCGGGCTTTCATGAGCCTATTGGATGCACAGGTGGATCTGCCAGGGATACAGGCATGA
- the leuC gene encoding 3-isopropylmalate dehydratase large subunit translates to MAGKTLYDKLWDSHEVKRRDDGSSLIYIDRHIIHEVTSPQAFEGLRLAGRKPWRVDSIIATPDHNVPTTPERKGGIDAIVDTVSRLQVQTLDDYCDEYGITEFKMNDVRQGIVHVIGPEQGATLPGMTVVCGDSHTSTHGAFGALAHGIGTSEVEHVFATQCLVAKKMKNMLVKVEGTLPFGVTAKDIVLAVIGKIGTAGGNGHAIEFAGSAIRDLSIEGRMTICNMSIEAGARVGMVAADAKTVEYVKGRPFAPQGADWDAAVEAWKDLVSDADAVFDTVVELDAAQIKPQVSWGTSPEMVLAVDQNVPDPAKETDLVKRGSIERALKYMGLQANQAITDIQLDRVFIGSCTNSRIEDLRAAAVIAKGRKVASTIKQAIVVPGSGLVKAQAEAEGLDKIFLEAGFEWREPGCSMCLAMNPDRLESGEHCASTSNRNFEGRQGAGGRTHLVSPAMAAAAAVNGRFIDVRELI, encoded by the coding sequence ATGGCCGGCAAAACGCTTTACGACAAGCTTTGGGATTCCCATGAAGTGAAACGGCGCGATGATGGGTCGTCGCTGATCTACATCGACCGTCACATCATCCATGAAGTGACCTCGCCCCAAGCGTTCGAAGGCCTGCGACTGGCCGGGCGCAAGCCTTGGCGCGTCGACTCGATCATCGCCACCCCGGACCACAACGTACCGACCACACCGGAGCGCAAGGGCGGCATCGACGCGATTGTCGACACCGTATCGCGTTTGCAGGTACAGACCCTTGACGACTATTGCGATGAATATGGCATCACCGAATTCAAGATGAATGACGTGCGTCAAGGCATCGTGCACGTGATCGGCCCGGAACAAGGCGCCACGTTGCCGGGCATGACCGTGGTCTGCGGCGACTCCCACACCTCCACCCACGGTGCGTTCGGCGCCTTGGCCCATGGCATCGGTACGTCTGAGGTGGAGCATGTATTCGCCACCCAGTGCCTGGTCGCTAAAAAGATGAAGAACATGCTGGTCAAGGTCGAAGGCACGTTGCCGTTCGGCGTGACCGCCAAGGACATCGTGCTGGCCGTGATCGGCAAGATCGGCACCGCCGGCGGTAACGGCCATGCCATCGAATTTGCCGGCAGCGCTATTCGCGACCTGTCCATCGAAGGCCGCATGACCATCTGCAACATGTCCATTGAAGCCGGCGCCCGTGTGGGCATGGTGGCCGCGGACGCAAAAACCGTTGAATACGTCAAAGGCCGCCCCTTCGCCCCGCAAGGCGCCGATTGGGATGCGGCGGTTGAAGCCTGGAAGGACCTGGTGTCCGACGCCGACGCGGTGTTCGACACCGTCGTCGAGCTCGACGCGGCCCAGATCAAGCCGCAGGTGAGCTGGGGCACGTCGCCGGAAATGGTGTTGGCGGTCGACCAGAACGTACCGGACCCGGCTAAAGAAACCGACCTGGTCAAGCGTGGCTCCATCGAGCGCGCCTTGAAATACATGGGCTTGCAGGCCAACCAGGCGATCACCGACATCCAGTTGGATCGCGTGTTCATCGGCTCGTGCACCAACTCGCGGATCGAAGACTTGCGCGCCGCCGCTGTGATCGCCAAGGGGCGTAAAGTGGCCTCCACCATCAAGCAGGCGATCGTGGTGCCGGGCTCGGGTCTGGTCAAGGCGCAGGCCGAAGCCGAAGGGCTGGACAAGATTTTCCTCGAAGCCGGTTTTGAATGGCGCGAGCCGGGCTGCTCCATGTGCCTGGCAATGAACCCGGACCGCCTGGAGTCGGGCGAGCACTGCGCGTCCACGTCCAACCGTAACTTCGAAGGGCGTCAGGGGGCCGGTGGGCGTACTCACCTGGTCAGCCCGGCCATGGCCGCCGCCGCCGCCGTTAACGGTCGTTTCATCGACGTTCGCGAATTGATCTGA
- a CDS encoding class I SAM-dependent methyltransferase yields the protein MTSTAHTQVVQKQFGEQAAAYLSSAVHAQGTEFALLQAELAGQGGARLLDLGCGAGHVSFHVAPLVKEVVAYDLSQQMLDVVAAAAQERGFTNISTVNGAAERLPFADGEFDFVFSRYSAHHWSDLGLALREVRRVLKPGGVAAFVDVLSPGSPLLDTYLQTVEVLRDTSHVRDYSAAEWMRHLSEAGLHVRNSTRQRLRLEYTSWVERMRTPQALRAAILELQQAMGQEVRDYYEIQADGTFSTDVLVVWAER from the coding sequence ATGACCAGCACCGCCCACACCCAAGTCGTGCAAAAACAATTCGGCGAACAGGCCGCGGCCTACCTGAGCAGTGCCGTGCACGCCCAAGGCACCGAATTCGCGCTGCTCCAGGCCGAACTGGCCGGGCAGGGCGGTGCGCGACTGCTGGACCTGGGCTGCGGTGCCGGTCATGTGAGTTTTCACGTCGCGCCGCTGGTCAAAGAGGTGGTGGCTTACGACCTGTCTCAGCAAATGCTTGATGTGGTGGCCGCCGCTGCGCAAGAACGCGGGTTCACCAATATCAGCACCGTGAACGGTGCCGCCGAACGCTTGCCGTTCGCCGATGGCGAATTTGACTTCGTGTTCAGCCGTTATTCGGCCCACCACTGGAGCGACCTCGGCCTGGCGCTGCGTGAAGTGCGCCGCGTACTCAAGCCAGGCGGCGTGGCGGCGTTTGTCGACGTCTTGTCGCCGGGCAGCCCGCTGTTGGACACTTACCTGCAAACCGTCGAAGTGCTGCGCGACACCAGCCACGTGCGAGATTATTCCGCCGCCGAGTGGATGCGTCATCTCAGTGAGGCCGGTTTACATGTGCGCAACAGCACCCGCCAGCGTCTGCGCCTGGAATACACCTCGTGGGTCGAGCGCATGCGCACGCCGCAAGCGTTGCGCGCCGCGATCCTTGAGTTGCAGCAGGCGATGGGCCAGGAAGTGCGCGACTATTACGAGATCCAAGCCGACGGCACCTTCAGCACCGACGTGCTGGTGGTGTGGGCCGAGCGCTGA
- a CDS encoding FimV/HubP family polar landmark protein, which produces MVQVRKLVLAIAAASALSSGMAQALQLGEMTLKSKLNQPLSVEIELLDVGGLTASEITPSLASSQAFVDAGVDRQAFLNDLTFTPVINPSGRSVVRVTSSKPLPDSYVRFLLQVQWPNGRLMRDYSVLLDPAKFDPSAPGATAPAPRLSAPASATPAVSKPAQHTTSSRDTLWEIAEKYRNGGSVQQTMLAIQALNPGAFIDGNINRLKTGQVLRLPDTVQSTALPQPRAIAEVRAQNEAWRQGRRAANNPAAGKQQLDATKRAQAGNAPSTTNAQDNLSLVSAEAARKGGKGKAGDSQVLSDKLAMTQEQLDTTRRDNEELKSRAADLQSQLDKLQKLIQLKNDQLARLQAEKADPAAQATTAMPAQLASDPAAAPATPAAPVATPTPAAPAAEPVTPVAAADTTQGKFDELLTNPVVLGVIGGAAGLLVLLLLLLWARHRNARREEEKHLRMARALAEEPLFSSDIQQDLPPDSFEGLEVSPPSVKLAAAPAPAPTPVVEPAVAAPTVASVLAPLAVAVAPQNANDALAQAQSHIDRGHLNQAADVLEQAIKHEPKRSDLRLKLMEVYGLQSDKDGFVTQERQLVANGENHAQVEQLKSRFPAMAVVAAGVSAAVAAAALDAQYVKELLEDKPVAPAPEPDALDTDFDLSLDELEAASPANLDDELSFESVLAQQTEAKASPDDLSDFDLDLQLDAPASAQSDDDFLSGLEEEMKDVPAVEPPTLTPAALDDFDLPEDFDLSLADEPDAAATPDAFASELDDVNAELDRLSQSLEHPPIEPTFTAEDAALGDDEPEFDFLSGTNEVSTKLDLAQAYIDMGDADGAKDILAEVLTEGDESQRGEAKEMLSRLA; this is translated from the coding sequence ATGGTTCAAGTTCGCAAACTGGTGTTAGCAATAGCGGCCGCCTCGGCGCTGTCCTCCGGTATGGCGCAGGCGCTGCAGCTGGGGGAAATGACCCTCAAGTCGAAGTTGAACCAGCCCTTGTCGGTGGAAATCGAATTGCTCGATGTCGGCGGCCTCACGGCGTCCGAGATCACCCCGAGCCTGGCTTCATCCCAGGCATTTGTGGATGCCGGCGTGGATCGCCAGGCGTTTCTCAACGACCTGACGTTTACCCCGGTGATCAACCCCAGCGGCCGCAGCGTGGTGCGGGTCACCTCCAGCAAGCCGCTGCCCGATTCCTACGTCCGTTTCCTGCTGCAGGTGCAGTGGCCCAACGGCCGCCTGATGCGCGATTACAGCGTATTGCTGGATCCTGCCAAGTTCGACCCGTCCGCTCCAGGCGCCACCGCGCCGGCTCCACGCTTGAGTGCGCCCGCCAGCGCCACGCCTGCCGTGAGCAAACCGGCCCAGCACACCACCTCTTCTCGCGACACCTTGTGGGAAATTGCCGAGAAGTACCGCAATGGTGGCTCGGTCCAGCAGACCATGCTGGCCATCCAGGCACTCAACCCGGGCGCCTTTATCGATGGCAATATCAACCGCCTCAAAACCGGCCAGGTGCTGCGCCTGCCCGACACCGTGCAAAGTACCGCGTTGCCGCAACCCCGTGCGATTGCTGAGGTTCGTGCGCAGAACGAGGCTTGGCGTCAGGGCCGCCGCGCGGCCAATAACCCGGCAGCCGGCAAGCAGCAACTGGATGCGACCAAGCGCGCTCAAGCGGGCAACGCCCCATCGACCACCAATGCCCAGGACAACCTGAGCCTGGTCTCGGCCGAAGCGGCCAGGAAGGGCGGCAAAGGCAAGGCCGGTGACAGCCAGGTCTTGAGCGACAAGCTGGCGATGACCCAGGAACAACTGGACACCACTCGCCGCGACAATGAAGAGCTGAAAAGCCGCGCAGCCGATTTGCAGAGCCAGTTGGACAAGCTGCAAAAGCTGATTCAACTGAAGAACGATCAACTGGCCCGCCTGCAGGCGGAAAAAGCTGACCCGGCGGCGCAAGCCACGACGGCGATGCCCGCCCAATTGGCAAGTGACCCGGCGGCCGCCCCAGCGACACCCGCTGCGCCGGTCGCCACGCCGACGCCTGCTGCGCCGGCAGCGGAGCCGGTAACGCCGGTCGCCGCTGCAGACACCACACAAGGCAAGTTCGACGAGCTGCTGACCAACCCTGTCGTCCTCGGTGTCATCGGCGGCGCAGCGGGTCTGCTGGTGTTGTTGCTTCTGCTGCTGTGGGCGCGTCATCGCAATGCGCGCCGCGAAGAGGAAAAGCACTTGCGCATGGCGCGGGCCCTGGCCGAAGAGCCGCTGTTCAGCTCGGACATCCAACAGGACCTGCCACCGGACAGCTTTGAGGGTCTGGAGGTCTCGCCTCCCAGCGTAAAGCTGGCGGCCGCGCCGGCTCCGGCTCCGACACCCGTCGTTGAGCCTGCCGTCGCGGCGCCTACCGTTGCCTCCGTGCTCGCCCCGTTGGCGGTGGCCGTGGCCCCGCAAAACGCCAATGACGCGCTGGCCCAGGCACAATCCCATATTGATCGCGGTCACCTTAACCAGGCCGCCGATGTGCTGGAGCAGGCAATCAAGCACGAGCCCAAGCGCAGCGACCTGCGCTTGAAACTGATGGAAGTCTACGGCCTGCAAAGCGACAAGGACGGCTTCGTGACTCAGGAGCGCCAACTGGTGGCCAATGGTGAAAACCACGCCCAGGTCGAGCAACTCAAGTCGCGCTTCCCGGCCATGGCGGTCGTGGCGGCGGGTGTTAGTGCCGCGGTGGCCGCCGCCGCCCTCGACGCTCAGTACGTCAAGGAACTGCTGGAAGACAAGCCGGTTGCCCCTGCACCTGAGCCGGACGCGCTCGATACGGATTTTGATCTGAGCCTGGATGAGCTGGAAGCCGCGTCACCGGCCAATCTGGACGACGAGCTGAGTTTTGAATCGGTGCTGGCGCAGCAAACCGAAGCCAAGGCGAGCCCGGATGATTTGTCCGACTTCGACCTGGACCTGCAGTTGGACGCACCGGCATCGGCGCAATCGGATGACGACTTCCTTTCGGGCCTGGAAGAGGAGATGAAGGACGTCCCGGCAGTCGAGCCGCCGACCCTTACGCCTGCGGCACTGGACGATTTCGACCTGCCGGAAGATTTTGACCTGTCCCTGGCGGACGAGCCGGATGCAGCGGCTACGCCCGACGCCTTTGCGTCGGAACTCGATGACGTCAACGCTGAGCTGGATCGCTTGTCCCAGAGCCTGGAACACCCGCCGATCGAGCCGACCTTTACCGCTGAAGACGCGGCGCTGGGTGATGATGAACCAGAGTTCGATTTCCTCTCCGGCACCAACGAGGTCTCCACCAAGCTGGACCTGGCCCAGGCCTACATCGACATGGGTGATGCCGATGGCGCGAAAGATATCCTCGCCGAAGTGCTGACCGAAGGGGATGAGTCCCAGCGCGGCGAGGCCAAGGAAATGCTCAGCCGGTTGGCATAA